The genomic stretch ATATTTTAAGGTGACCGAACTGGAATCCACAGGGCGCAATTCCTCCCCGTACTGATAGAACAGTTTGCCATCATTTTTAACAATGGTTTCCTTGAACTCATCCATCACATCGGTATAGGTAGAGGTATGCATCCAACCCGTTTTCTCGTTGAAGCCCTGATACACAAAAAACTGACCCCAAGTCACCGCTCCATAGGCATTCAAACCTTCTTCGCTGACCACGTGCACTTCCCCCCTAAAATAAAATGAAGTGTGCGGATTGATCAGCAGCATCGCATTCCCGGATTCCGTCAATTCCCCAGAAATGGCGATGCCATTGGAACCTTGCGGCTCGGCCATTTCTTCTTCTTTTTTGAGCTGAAGGGCCTCCATTTCGGGCAATTCCATACCGCTCTCATAAAAACTCTTGATTTTTCTTGTGGATATACGCTCAATATCCCCTCCAATGGAGCCTTCGCTAAAATACATGGGCATCCAAGGCTCGAAACGGGTCAATAATTTCGGCTTTACCTCCGGATGGGTGTGCAAGTAGTAATTGATTCCATCCGCAAAGGCATCACATAGTTCCTTTAACCACGCTGGACTGTTTTCGTAATTGGCCTTGGCCTCTTCTTCCGTCATAAACAATTTGGCACGAAGGTCACTGTACAGCGCCTCTTCCCCTTCCACTTCGGCCAATCGCCCCGTGGCCCAAATATAATTTTGTTCAACCCTGTTAAAATCATCCTCGCATTGTGCATATAGCAGACCAAAAACGGCATCGGCATCTGTTTTTCCATAAATATGTGGTACGCCAAAATCGTCTCGGATTATGGTAATATTTTCCGCTTGTGCCTCCCACTGTTCCACCTCGGTACGGGGTTTTTCAGCACAGGAAATGAACAGGAATAATACGGCAAGGATTGTAATTCTCATTTAGGGAATCGGTTTAGTTAGTTTTTGTGAAAATACGGGAAATCGGGAACAATTACCAACTTCCACTGGCGCCACCACCACCAGAGCTCCCGCCTCCGCCAGAGAAGCTGCTGGACGAACCGCTCCGGGAACTGGATCCAAAGGAATGGGTGCCCGAAGAGGAAAAGGTTTTCTTTATATAGGTCTTGTCGGATTTAAAAAGCGACAGTTTAAAGTCTTTGTCCCCTTTCTTCCTGATTTTTAGGATTGCCAAGAGTACGGTGATAACAATAAATGTCAAAATGACCCCAAAAACCCAAGTGAAATCTTTGGCCATTCCATTCAACAAATCATCATAACCAAGCAACATGGCCATAAAAAACAGGGGTATTCCAATAAAGACCAATCCAAAAATCAATGGAAACATCATGAAAATTCCCATGAACACCCCTCGTACCACTGCCAGTTTTCCAGTAAAAATGCCCCGGATTATTTCGATAACCGTGGAATAGCCCTTATAAAAAACGAATCCCCCTGCGGCTACGAACATCATCAAAAACAAGCCAATAATTATATATAACCACCAAGGCACTTCAGCCTCGGCATCTATCTCCGCTTTAAACTCGTCCAATGCTTCCGGATTGTTCAGGAATTCGATGATCTGATCGGTGGCCAAATCGATTCCCTCAAAGTAATTTTCTTCCTTAACTCTGGGAATCATGGTGTTTCGGATAATACGCGATGCAACGGCATCGGTGATATAAGGTTCCAAACCATAGCCCACCTCAATTCGCACTTTCCTATCGAGTTCCGAGAACAGAATCAATACGCCATTGTCATCGCCGGACTGTCCCAATTTATTTTGATTAAAGACCATCAGTGCATACTGTTCAATAGTCTCGTTCCCTAAATCATCAATGGTCAAGACCACCAATTGATTGGTGGTTTCCGATTCAAATTGATACAACTTGGTGCGAAGTTCTTCAAGTTGTGATGGGGTAAAAATCTGTGCATTGTCCGTAACGATTTCGGTCAATTTGGGATACTCTAGCTGTGCCGCGCACAGCGAGCAAATCAAAAAAATAAGACCAAAGCATTTCGTTTTTAGCATAATTTTTCAAATTTGGAACCTCTAAATATAGCATTTGTATTCTTTCCATACTCAAAACACTATCTGTGCAACATCCTTTTAAATTGATGTAACTTGCAAACTCTTTCTAAAAAAAAATATGCCCGATAAAAAAGTAAGCATCCTCACCGCATTTAAAACCATTATTTGGCCCAAACGCAAGCTCGTTTTTATTGGCCTTTTTTTGATTGCCGTCAGCAAAGCGGCCAGTTTTGTGGCGCCGATTGCCTCCAGATACCTCATCGATAACGTTATCGTGAACAAAGATGTGGATATGCTCAAATATCTGGTCGCCGGGGTTATGTTGGCCATTTTGGTACAGGCGGTCACTTCCTTTTTATTGACCAAAATTTTAAGCGTTCAGGCGCAATATCTGATTTCAGAACTGCGGGCTCAGGTGCAGAAAAAAGTGCTGGCATTGCCCGTTCGCTTTTTTGATAATGCAAAGTCGGGTGCTTTGGTTTCCCGAATTATGTCGGATGTTGAAGGAGTCCGGAATTTAATCGGCACCGGTTTGGTGCAACTGGTCGGTGGAATCATCACAGCGGTGGTTTCTGTGACATTGCTTATGAAAATCAGTGTGTTTATGACGCTTTTCACCTTTATTCCGCTGACCATTTTTGCCATCATCGCTTTAAAAGCATTCAAAATCATCCGCCCCATTTTCAGAAATCGCGGCAAGATCAATGCTGAAGTTAAAGGCAGATTGACGGAAACCTTGGGCGGAATCCGCGTCATTAAAGGTTTTAATGCCGAAAAACAGGAAGAAGAAGTGTTTGAAGTGGGAGTGGAACGTTTGTATGAAAATGTAAAAAAGAGCTTGACCACTACCGCTTTTATGACCAGTTCCTCCACCTTTTTATTGGGTGTGGCTACCACGAGCGTGATGGGTTTTGGTGGGTATAAAATCATTCAAGGCACCCTTACCGTAGGGCAATTTGTGGAGTTTACCGTGTTGTTGGGTTTGATGATTGCCCCCATTGTGCAAATGAGCAGCGTGGGAAGCCAATTGACGGAGGCCTTGGCCGGCTTGGACCGCACCGAGGAATTGATGAATCTGGAAGAAGAATCGGACGAAGAAAACCGAAACATCGTTTTGGATAATGTGGTCGGTAAAATGTCTTTTTCCGATGTCTCTTTTTCCTATGAGGAAGACAAACAAGTCCTGCACAGCATCAGTTTTGATGTGGAACCCGGGCAGGTTATCGCTTTGGTCGGGAGTTCCGGTTCGGGCAAATCCACCATTGCCGGTTTGGCCGCCAGTTTTTTAAACCCAGATTCGGGGAAAATTACCATTGATGGGCACGACCTTTCCAAAGTAAATTTGAACAGTTTCCGTCAGCATTTGGGCGTTGTGCTGCAAGATGATTTTTTGTTTGAAGGCAGCATTCGGGAAAATATACTTTTCCCACGACCCGATGCCAGTGAAGAAAAATTACGCGAAGCTGTGAAAGCCGCCTACGTGGATGAATTTACCGATCGTTTTGACAAAGGTTTGGATACGCTTATTGGGGAACGTGGCGTTAAGCTCTCGGGTGGTCAGCGCCAGCGTATTGCCATTGCACGGGCCATTTTGGCCGACCCAAAAATATTGGTTTTGGATGAGGCCACATCAAGCTTGGATACCGAATCCGAAGCACTTATTCAAAAAAGTTTGGGGGAGTTGACCAAAGGCAGGACCACTTTTGTAATTGCACACCGACTGAGCACTATTCGCAAGGCGGACCAAATTTTAGTGATTGAAAACGGTCACATACTGGAACAGGGCACCCACGAAAAATTAATTGCTTCCGAAGGAAGATATTACAATCTGTTTACCTACCAAGCAAGGATTTAAGCTTCCTCAGGAGCGAGTTCAACTTCAAGACCATCCAAGTCTTCCGTAATATGGATTTGGCAACCCAAGCGACTGTTGTCCTTCACAAAAAAGGCTTCGGCCAACATTGCTTCCTCGTCATCCGACTTTTCCGGAAGCTCATGGTCGGATTGCACATAGCATTGGCAAGAAGCGCACATTGCCATCCCACCACAAATTCCGATGGTTCCCTCCGGAGCAAGTTCGTAGGAACGAACCACTTCCATCAGGTTCATGTTCATATCTGTTGGTGCATCCACTTCGTGCGAAACACCTTCACGGTCGGTTATCTTTAGCTTTATATCACTCATAATCTTTCTAGGGACACCCCTAAAGTCCCCTCAAGGGGACATTTATACTAATAATTAATCAATTGCTTTGACCACCGCTTTCGGCGCTTCTTTTTTACTGCCATCAAATCCTGTAACACCGCCAACGGTGGTATACTTCATGACATATTTTTTATCGGGGAATATTTTTTGATAGGCACTTTGGCACATCAACGTGGCTTCGTGGAAACCGCAAAGGATCAATTTTAATTTCCCAGGGTAGGTATTGACATCCCCAATGGCATAGATACCAGGGATATTGGTTTGGTAATCGTACGTGTTATCCACCTTGATGGCATTTTTCTCTATTTCGAGTCCCCAATTGGAAATGGACCCTAATTTTGGTGATAATCCAAACAACGGAATAAAGTTATCTACCTCGACATCCTTTTCTTCGGATGTGGCCGTGTCCTTAACGGTAACTTTCTCCAATTGGCTTTCTCCCTTGAGCGCAACCACTTCGGCGGGGGTGATCAAATTGATTTTGCCCTCATTTTTGAGCTGTTGTACTTTCTCCACGGAATCCAAGGCACCCCTAAATTCGTTTCTGCGGTGAACCAAGGTCACTTCTTTGGCAATATCGGCCAAAAAGATGGACCAGTCCAAAGCGGAATCTCCTCCACCTGCGATCAACACTTTTTTGCCTCGGTAGATTTCCGGTTCTTTGATCATGTAGGCCACTCCGTTGTCCTCATACTTTTCCAGGTCCTTCAACAATGGCTTTCGTGGTTCAAAACTTCCCAGGCCGCCAGCAATGGCAACTACGGGAGCGTGATGCTTGGTTCCTTTGTTGGTTGTGACGATAAATGACCCATCTTCCAATTTCTCAATGGTCTCGGCACGCTCGCCCAGGGTAAAACCGGGCTGAAACGGTTTTATCTGCTCCATGAGATTGTCCACCAAATCGCCCGCCAATACTTCGGGATAACCGGGAATGTCGTAAATGGGTTTCTTTGGGTATATTTCCGAACATTGTCCGCCTGCTTGCGGCAATGCATCGATTAAATGACATTTGAGTTGTAAAAGGCCGGCTTCAAAAACAGCAAAGAGACCCGTAGGTCCCGCTCCAATTATCAGAATATCTGTTTTGATCATATACTAGGGGTTTTGGCGCGCAACTTAGTGCATGCCCAAAAAAAGATTTATGATTTTTATCAGTTAGGAGATATTGATGACTTCCTCGATTTGTGGCGCGTACTTTTTAATGGTCATTTCCACACCACTTTTCAAGGTCATTTGGTTTACACTGCATCCGATGCAGTTTCCTTCCAAACGCACTTTTACTGTATTGTCCTCGATGGATATCAAAGTAATATCTCCTCCATCGCTCTGTAAAAATGGACGTATTTCTTCCAACGCCTTTTCTACATTACTTCTTGTTTCTTCTGATGTCATTGTTGTCATGCTCATTTCTTTTTAACAGCGGCACAACCGGCCATTGTTGTAATCTTTATTGCTTCGGTCGGAGGAAGGTCCGTATTTCTTCTTACAACTTCCTGAACCACATTTTTGGTAAGCTCCTCAAAGGCTTCTTCGGTAGGGGTCGCTGTCTGTAATGCTGCCGGCCTTCCAACATCTCCGGCCTCTCGAATGCTCTGTACCAATGGAATCTCTCCTAAAAACGGCACATCCAAATCTTCTGATAGGTTTTTTGCACCGTTCTCTCCAAAGATGTGATATTTGTTATCTGGCAGTTCCGCTGGTGTAAAATACGCCATATTCTCCACGATTCCCAATACGGGCACATTAATGGCCTCTTGCTGGAACATGGCCACTCCTTTTCTGGCATCGGCCAAAGCGATTTCTTGCGGAGTGCTCACCACTACCGCACCGGTTACGGGCAAGGATTGCATTATGCTCAAATGGATATCCCCGGTTCCCGGTGGCAAATCCAACAACAGGAAGTCCAATTCGCCCCAATGAGCATCAAAGATCATTTGGTTCAATGCTTTTGCAGCCATGGGCCCTCTCCAAATCACGGCTTGGTTGGGCTGGGTGAAAAATCCTATGGAAAGTAATTTTACCCCATAGTTTTCGATGGGCTTCATCTTGGCCTTGCCATCCACATTGATGGACAATGGTTTCTCCGTGGCCACATCGAACATAATGGGCATGGATGGCCCATAGATATCCGTATCCAACAGTCCCACTTTAAAGCCCATTTTGGCCAAAGTAACAGCGATATTGGCGGTTACGGTAGATTTACCTACGCCACCTTTCCCGGATGCTACGGCTATGATATTCTGGATTCCCGGAATTGGGTTTCCCTTTATTTGATTTACTTTAGGTTTTGCGGGGGCTTCAACTTTTAGGTTGACCTTTATTTTTGCTTTCTCGTATACTTCTCGGTGAATACATTTCAATATTTCCACCTCGGTCTTCTTCTTTGCCTGTAGACTCGGGTTTTTTATCGTTACATCCACCTCAACCTCATCACCAAAAACTTGAACATTGGTAACCGAACCACTCTCCACCAAGTTCTGTCCTTCGCCGGGAGCCGATATTTTTTCCAATGCCTTAAGAATGTCCACTTTTTTCAGCTTCATGTATCCTGATTTTATATGCAGTCGTTTAAATCAATTCTAAATTACAAAGATACGGTGTTGGTCTTAGATTAAGAAGTTAGCGTGCTGAATTTCAAAAAAATCAGTTTTAAAATAAGGGTAATGCAATAAACACGGTTACCGGGCACAAAAGAGTTTTATTATTGTGTTGGTTTTTTGAAAAAATGTAGTTTAGAAGCTGCTATTTGAAATTATCGACCAACATGCTACCAAAAACCAAAATTTCCCTCATTTTTCTTTTGTTTATTTCGTTGACATGGCTCTCATGTTCCACCAATAAAAACACTTTCACCAAACGGGATGTGAAAAAGTCGGAAAAATTGATCGGGCTTCATTTTGCGAACAAAAATATTGATACCCTTTACCCCTATTTAAAAAGAAACCGCAGCGGTTTTGATTCATTGCGCAAATATCCTGTGGGAAATGATGTGTTTCCTGCCATCCGTTTTGACCCCACCCCATTTGGCTTTATCATGCCAACGCAACACAATGGGACGGAATGGGAAATACCTGATAATGTTGACATTCCAGAGCCATACGATTTATTGGCATTTTACACCATTCCGCAATTGGCTTCCTTGATTAAAAATCAGAAAATAACCTCAACGGAGCTGACGAAATTTTTCTTGGCCCGACTCAAAAAATATCAGCCGGCACTCCAATGCAGCATCAGCATAACCGATAGTTTGGCATTGGCACAGGCCAAGCGTGCCGATGAGGAAATCAAAAACGGTAAGTATCGCGGCATCTTGCACGGCATTCCCTACGGGACGAAAGATTTGATGGCGGTTCCCGGCTACCCGACCACTTGGGGAGCTGCTCCGTACAAGGACCAGATTATTGATGAAACGGCCACGGTTGTGAAAAAACTGGAGGATGCCGGAGCCATTTTAGTGGCCAAATTGGTTTCAGGCGCGTTGGCCCGTGGCGATGTTTGGTTCGATGGGAAAACCAAAAATCCCTGGGACACTACTCAAGGCGCCAGTGGTTCTTCGGCAGGTTCGGGTTCCGCAACTTCGGCCGGGCTTGTTCCTTTTGCATTGGGAACGGAAACCTTGGGCTCCATTACTTCCCCAAGTACGCGAAACGGGGTTACAGGCCTCCGCCCAACTTACGGCAGGGTGAGCCGCCACGGAGTGATGAGCTTGAGCTGGTCCATGGACAAGGTTGGTCCGTTGGGACGAAATGCCGAGGATTGTGCCATTGTTTTTGAGGCCATTCAGGGAAAGGACAAGAATGACCTGACCACCGTTGATCTGCCTTTTGGCGTGGATTGGAAAAAAGATTTCAAAAAACTAAAAGTGGCTTATTTGAAAAAAGACATCGAAGAAGACACGACACAAACAGGCGATAATCTGAGAAATGCACTGAAATCCCTTAAGAAATTGGGCATTGAACCCACCGCGGTTGAAATGCCAGAGGATGTGCCCTATCGCGGATTTGACATTATCCTGAGAGCCGAAGCGGGTGCTTTTTTTGATGAACTTGTACGTTCGGGCGGCGTTGACACCATGGTGGAACAGGACCAACGTTCCCGTGCCAATTCCTTGCGGCAAAGCAGGTTTATTCCCGCCGTGGAATATATTCAGGCAAACAGGCAGCGCCAAGTGCTTATTCAAAAAATGCACGATTTGATGAAGGATTACGATGTGCTTATTTCGCCCACATTTGGAAATGACCAACTTTTGGCCACCAACCTAACAGGCCATCCCGTAATTGCGGTTCCGACGGGTCTGGATGACAAGAACCATCCTACAAGCATGACTTTTGTGGGCAATTTGTATGGTGAAGAAAGTATTTTACTATTGGCCAAAGCATTTCAGGACAACACTTCTTTTGATGAATTACATCCTCCCGGCTATTGATCAAAGCTCTGTGGCAGGATTCCAAAAATATTTCTGGAAGTCAACAATTTGATTGTCTTTCACTGGGATGCCCTCGTTTTCCAGAAGTTGCTGCATAATGTTGCTTCCATCAAAATGATGCTTGCCCGTTAACACCCCTACGCGATTCACTACGCGGTGCGCAGGGACATCTTTTGCCAAGGAATTGTTCATGGCCCAACCTACCATTCTGGCACTGCGTGCGGCTCCCAGATATTTGGCTATGGCACCATAGGAGGTTACCCTGCCGTAGGGAATCTGTTTGGCGACTTCGTAGACTTTGTCAAAGAAGTTTTCTTCCATATCAGCGGTACATAATTCGAATTAGGGTAATTATGAGCAACAAGAGCATCAACGCGCTCAAAATGTAGTTGGAGTTCTTGGAGAAACGGTTGGTCTTGGTCTCCATCTTATCAAAATAAAAGGTATAGAGGTACAAAACCGAAAATGTTCCGGCCCCTGCGGCAAATACAAAAGTGGTGATGTCCTTGGCTTCGAACTTTATCCATCCCGCTTCGTTCCACATGGCGTTCAAGCCGCTGTAGTAGGGGATTGTCAGCAGATTGAGAGCGGCCAACAAAACTCCCTTGAAAAAACTGTTCTTTTTGCTCAGATTGACTTCTTTAATGGCTTGTGCCTTTGCTTTGTTGCGCTTTGCCATCACAAAAAAGTAAATGGCAAAAAAGGCGAAAACAACCACGGCAATTTTGAAGAGTACATCTATCACCTCAGGGTTACGGTACAAAAACTTAGAGATATAGACCGCAATATAGGCCTGTACCATAATGGTACTGGAAACTCCCAAACTAAAAATAATCCCGTTCAACTTTCCTTTTTCCACACTGACCTTAGCTGCGTTCATATTGAGCAAACCGGGAGGTACGGTGGCCATAAAGGCTGCCGAAAACGTGGCAAAAAAGAGAATGAGTACGTGGGTCATTGGTTAGTTGATCCTAAATTGGATGTAAGTAATTGGTTTTCCTTTTTCAAGATACTGATTTTCGTAGAAAGTCTGAATATCGAGAACTTCGCGAGGCGCTCCCTCATTTTTGTACACATCGTGATTGGCGTACAAAATTTCGTGCCCCAAACCTTGCAAAAGTCCAAGGGTATAGCCGTGCATGTACTCGCTATCCGTTTTTAGATTGATAAGCCCTCCTGGCTTCAAGATTTTTTTATATCGCTCCAAAAATACGGGGTTCGTCATTCGGTGCTTGGTGCGTTTGTACTTAATTTGTGGGTCTGGAAAGGTTATCCAAATTTCGCTAACCTCGCCTTCACCAAAAAGATGGTCCACCAATTCAATTTGGGTGCGCAAAAAAGCTACGTTGTCCAATTTTTCCTCCAACGCGGTTTTTGCACCGCGCCAAAACCTGGCTCCCTTTATATCTATTCCGATATGGTTTTTGTTTGGATTTATTTGGGCAAGTCCAACGGTATATTCGCCCTTGCCGCAGCCCAGTTCCAGCACAATGGGATTATCATTGCCAAAAAAAGATGCCCAATCGCCCTTATACTTGAATCCGTCCAAAACTTCCTCTCTTGTGGGCTGCACCACATTGGCAAATGTTTCGTTCTCTTTGAACCTTTTCAGTTTGTTCTTACTTCCCACTTTCGTATTGAATTGAGCAAAAAATTAATGATTTGGCAAAACTAAGGAAATCTAAAAGCAATTCGCATTTTGTTTTTTTGTTGTTATGAATTCTTCCAAACGTATTCTGGTCGCTCCATTGAACTGGGGCCTGGGACATGCCACTAGGTGCATCCCCATAATCCATGAATTGTTACGGCACGGACACCAACCCTATTTGGCTTCGGACGGGGTGGCATTATCCTTACTTAAAAAGGAATTTCCAAATTTGCCTGCTTTTGAACTGCCTTCTTACAAGATTTCGTATGCCGAAAAGGGGAAGAACTTCAAAATAAAAATGATCTGGGACTCGCCCAAAGTACTCAAGGCGATGTCAAAAGAAAAAAAAGCAGTCAAGCAATTGGTGAAGGAACATGGGCTGGACGGAATTATTTCCGACAATCGACTCGGTGCATACTATAAGAAAGTACCCTGTGTATTCATCACCCACCAACTCAATGTATTATCAGGAAACACGACGTGGATGAGCTCCAAGGCGCATCAAAAGATCATCAAAAAGTTTGATGCATGCTGGGTTCCCGATGTACAGGAAAAACCAAATTTGACCGGAAAATTGGGCCATTTGAAAAAGTCCAAATTGAACATAGCCTATTTGGGTCCTTTGAGCCGATTCGAGAAAAAAGAACTTCCCATTGTCAACGACCTTATGGTTCTGCTCTCTGGTCCCGAACCGCAACGCACCATGTTAGAGGAGAAACTTTTGCATGAATTACAGGGGTTCGAAGGCAGCATTCTTTTTGTAAAGGGCAAGATCGAAGATGAACAGGTTGTGGAAGAGATTCAAACTCCAAAAGGAAAAGTGTTGCATTACAACTTTATGAAATCCGACGAATTGGAGAAGGCCCTGAACCTAAGTGCAAAAGTCCTCTGCCGATCGGGCTACACCACTGTGATGGATCTTGCCAAACTGGAGAAAAGGGCGTTTTTTATTCCGACCCCCGGTCAGTATGAGCAGGAATATTTGGCCAAACGGATGCAAAAGCAAGGGCTTGTCCCCTTTAGTAAACAGGAAGATTTTAAATTAGCAGATCTGTCCCAAATAATGGATTATGATGGATTGGCTCAATTTGAATCCAGCGTCGATTTTTCCTCTTTGTTCGAAGTCTTCTCCACCTCTGGAAGCGAAGCCTTTTCCAACGTAAAAGAGAACTCGGAACCTACATCGACCTCGCTCTCAACATAGATTTTTTCGCCATGGGCCTCCACGATGTGCTTTACGATGGAGAGGCCAAGACCTGAGCCGCCCTCGGCACGGCTACCACTTTGGTCCACACGGTAAAAGCGTTCAAAAAGTCGTGGGATATGCTGCTTGGGAATACCTCCGCCATTATCGGTTACACGAACGATCACTTTGTTTTTAATGAGGTTTTCCACACTTACCTCTGTGGTTCCCTTCGGAAGACCGTATTTTATGGAGTTGACCAATAGATTACTGATAACCTGCTGTATCTTCTCCTTGTCCCCGTTTACGTAAATAGGATTTGGGTATTCCATATCAAAGGTGAGGGATATTTCCTTGCGTGCGGCTTTCATTTCCAAAAGGTCAAATGTGTTTTGTATAAGCTCGATAACATCAAAATCTTCCCTTTCCAACTTTAGTTCACCTGCTTCCAACTTGGTGATCAAATCAAGGTCCTTAACTATGTAGATGAGTCGTTCTACACCTTTGTTGGCGCGTTGCAGGTATTTTTTGCGGAGCTTTTTATCCTTCATGGCACCATCGAGCAAGGTCAAAATATAACCCTGTACGGTAAAAAGCGGCGTCTTTAACTCGTGGGATACATTGCCCAGAAAGTCCTTTCGGTATTCTTCACGGATTTTAAGGGTGTCTATCTCTATTTTCTTTCCTTCGGCAAATTTTTCTATTTCCTGTACCAAGGTGCGCATATCGGTGGTTAC from Flagellimonas oceani encodes the following:
- a CDS encoding TPM domain-containing protein, translating into MLKTKCFGLIFLICSLCAAQLEYPKLTEIVTDNAQIFTPSQLEELRTKLYQFESETTNQLVVLTIDDLGNETIEQYALMVFNQNKLGQSGDDNGVLILFSELDRKVRIEVGYGLEPYITDAVASRIIRNTMIPRVKEENYFEGIDLATDQIIEFLNNPEALDEFKAEIDAEAEVPWWLYIIIGLFLMMFVAAGGFVFYKGYSTVIEIIRGIFTGKLAVVRGVFMGIFMMFPLIFGLVFIGIPLFFMAMLLGYDDLLNGMAKDFTWVFGVILTFIVITVLLAILKIRKKGDKDFKLSLFKSDKTYIKKTFSSSGTHSFGSSSRSGSSSSFSGGGGSSGGGGASGSW
- a CDS encoding NifU family protein, with product MTSEETRSNVEKALEEIRPFLQSDGGDITLISIEDNTVKVRLEGNCIGCSVNQMTLKSGVEMTIKKYAPQIEEVINIS
- a CDS encoding NAD(P)/FAD-dependent oxidoreductase: MIKTDILIIGAGPTGLFAVFEAGLLQLKCHLIDALPQAGGQCSEIYPKKPIYDIPGYPEVLAGDLVDNLMEQIKPFQPGFTLGERAETIEKLEDGSFIVTTNKGTKHHAPVVAIAGGLGSFEPRKPLLKDLEKYEDNGVAYMIKEPEIYRGKKVLIAGGGDSALDWSIFLADIAKEVTLVHRRNEFRGALDSVEKVQQLKNEGKINLITPAEVVALKGESQLEKVTVKDTATSEEKDVEVDNFIPLFGLSPKLGSISNWGLEIEKNAIKVDNTYDYQTNIPGIYAIGDVNTYPGKLKLILCGFHEATLMCQSAYQKIFPDKKYVMKYTTVGGVTGFDGSKKEAPKAVVKAID
- the trmB gene encoding tRNA (guanosine(46)-N7)-methyltransferase TrmB gives rise to the protein MGSKNKLKRFKENETFANVVQPTREEVLDGFKYKGDWASFFGNDNPIVLELGCGKGEYTVGLAQINPNKNHIGIDIKGARFWRGAKTALEEKLDNVAFLRTQIELVDHLFGEGEVSEIWITFPDPQIKYKRTKHRMTNPVFLERYKKILKPGGLINLKTDSEYMHGYTLGLLQGLGHEILYANHDVYKNEGAPREVLDIQTFYENQYLEKGKPITYIQFRIN
- a CDS encoding Mrp/NBP35 family ATP-binding protein; its protein translation is MKLKKVDILKALEKISAPGEGQNLVESGSVTNVQVFGDEVEVDVTIKNPSLQAKKKTEVEILKCIHREVYEKAKIKVNLKVEAPAKPKVNQIKGNPIPGIQNIIAVASGKGGVGKSTVTANIAVTLAKMGFKVGLLDTDIYGPSMPIMFDVATEKPLSINVDGKAKMKPIENYGVKLLSIGFFTQPNQAVIWRGPMAAKALNQMIFDAHWGELDFLLLDLPPGTGDIHLSIMQSLPVTGAVVVSTPQEIALADARKGVAMFQQEAINVPVLGIVENMAYFTPAELPDNKYHIFGENGAKNLSEDLDVPFLGEIPLVQSIREAGDVGRPAALQTATPTEEAFEELTKNVVQEVVRRNTDLPPTEAIKITTMAGCAAVKKK
- a CDS encoding MGMT family protein, encoding MEENFFDKVYEVAKQIPYGRVTSYGAIAKYLGAARSARMVGWAMNNSLAKDVPAHRVVNRVGVLTGKHHFDGSNIMQQLLENEGIPVKDNQIVDFQKYFWNPATEL
- a CDS encoding ABC transporter ATP-binding protein, whose translation is MPDKKVSILTAFKTIIWPKRKLVFIGLFLIAVSKAASFVAPIASRYLIDNVIVNKDVDMLKYLVAGVMLAILVQAVTSFLLTKILSVQAQYLISELRAQVQKKVLALPVRFFDNAKSGALVSRIMSDVEGVRNLIGTGLVQLVGGIITAVVSVTLLMKISVFMTLFTFIPLTIFAIIALKAFKIIRPIFRNRGKINAEVKGRLTETLGGIRVIKGFNAEKQEEEVFEVGVERLYENVKKSLTTTAFMTSSSTFLLGVATTSVMGFGGYKIIQGTLTVGQFVEFTVLLGLMIAPIVQMSSVGSQLTEALAGLDRTEELMNLEEESDEENRNIVLDNVVGKMSFSDVSFSYEEDKQVLHSISFDVEPGQVIALVGSSGSGKSTIAGLAASFLNPDSGKITIDGHDLSKVNLNSFRQHLGVVLQDDFLFEGSIRENILFPRPDASEEKLREAVKAAYVDEFTDRFDKGLDTLIGERGVKLSGGQRQRIAIARAILADPKILVLDEATSSLDTESEALIQKSLGELTKGRTTFVIAHRLSTIRKADQILVIENGHILEQGTHEKLIASEGRYYNLFTYQARI
- a CDS encoding 2Fe-2S iron-sulfur cluster-binding protein, producing MSDIKLKITDREGVSHEVDAPTDMNMNLMEVVRSYELAPEGTIGICGGMAMCASCQCYVQSDHELPEKSDDEEAMLAEAFFVKDNSRLGCQIHITEDLDGLEVELAPEEA
- a CDS encoding LysE family transporter, with amino-acid sequence MTHVLILFFATFSAAFMATVPPGLLNMNAAKVSVEKGKLNGIIFSLGVSSTIMVQAYIAVYISKFLYRNPEVIDVLFKIAVVVFAFFAIYFFVMAKRNKAKAQAIKEVNLSKKNSFFKGVLLAALNLLTIPYYSGLNAMWNEAGWIKFEAKDITTFVFAAGAGTFSVLYLYTFYFDKMETKTNRFSKNSNYILSALMLLLLIITLIRIMYR
- a CDS encoding amidase, with the protein product MKKSEKLIGLHFANKNIDTLYPYLKRNRSGFDSLRKYPVGNDVFPAIRFDPTPFGFIMPTQHNGTEWEIPDNVDIPEPYDLLAFYTIPQLASLIKNQKITSTELTKFFLARLKKYQPALQCSISITDSLALAQAKRADEEIKNGKYRGILHGIPYGTKDLMAVPGYPTTWGAAPYKDQIIDETATVVKKLEDAGAILVAKLVSGALARGDVWFDGKTKNPWDTTQGASGSSAGSGSATSAGLVPFALGTETLGSITSPSTRNGVTGLRPTYGRVSRHGVMSLSWSMDKVGPLGRNAEDCAIVFEAIQGKDKNDLTTVDLPFGVDWKKDFKKLKVAYLKKDIEEDTTQTGDNLRNALKSLKKLGIEPTAVEMPEDVPYRGFDIILRAEAGAFFDELVRSGGVDTMVEQDQRSRANSLRQSRFIPAVEYIQANRQRQVLIQKMHDLMKDYDVLISPTFGNDQLLATNLTGHPVIAVPTGLDDKNHPTSMTFVGNLYGEESILLLAKAFQDNTSFDELHPPGY